One window of Bacteroidota bacterium genomic DNA carries:
- a CDS encoding adenylate/guanylate cyclase domain-containing protein — KLSAEELVSELDFLFKKFDEIISKYNIEKIKTIGDAYMCASGLPTPNSNHAEYIVKAALEIQEWMQSPTPTLPVREGESNTSPPQWGGFRRGLEDLGGAWQLRIGIHTGPVTAGVVGDKKFAYDIWGDTVNTASRMESSGEAGKINISGVTYTQLNSLSFWERTGVRADFRGKIPAKNKGEIEMYFVEKSIL; from the coding sequence AAATTATCGGCTGAAGAATTAGTAAGCGAACTGGATTTTCTTTTCAAAAAGTTTGATGAGATTATTTCTAAATACAACATAGAAAAAATAAAAACTATCGGAGATGCTTATATGTGTGCCAGCGGGCTTCCCACACCAAACTCAAATCATGCAGAGTACATTGTTAAAGCAGCGTTGGAGATACAGGAATGGATGCAAAGCCCCACCCCAACCCTCCCCGTTAGGGAGGGAGAAAGTAATACAAGTCCTCCCCAATGGGGAGGATTTAGGAGGGGCTTGGAGGATTTAGGTGGGGCTTGGCAGTTACGCATCGGCATCCACACCGGTCCCGTCACCGCAGGAGTTGTTGGTGATAAAAAATTCGCTTACGACATTTGGGGGGATACGGTAAATACTGCCTCAAGAATGGAAAGTAGCGGAGAAGCAGGAAAGATAAATATCTCAGGAGTCACTTATACTCAACTAAACTCCCTCTCCTTTTGGGAGAGGACTGGGGTGAGGGCAGACTTTCGCGGAAAAATCCCTGCAAAGAATAAAGGAGAAATTGAAATGTATTTCGTTGAGAAATCTATTTTATAA